A window of the Butyricimonas virosa genome harbors these coding sequences:
- a CDS encoding PP2C family protein-serine/threonine phosphatase, with protein MEIIKYSNIGCREINQDCLASLSFDHDKSIHIVADGIGGYDCGEIASKIVCESYIHGLVNNLSIDEVTKEVSRNIQTECRNLGVSKMGSTVAAVVLNGLQASIFWAGDSRVYVFRDKHLLYQTEDHSLLNELSRVRELSFDEKKRYKHIITRSIMGNADDKVDHDNLELCFGDEILICTDGMYNEYPIDYLIESIRMDKLDIEKKNDSFTDNHSFIYILL; from the coding sequence ATGGAAATAATTAAATATAGTAATATAGGATGTCGTGAAATAAATCAAGACTGTCTCGCATCATTGTCGTTCGATCATGATAAAAGTATTCATATTGTAGCAGATGGTATAGGTGGATATGACTGTGGAGAGATAGCCTCAAAGATAGTATGTGAAAGTTATATTCATGGATTAGTCAATAATCTGTCTATAGATGAAGTGACTAAGGAGGTTTCAAGAAATATTCAAACAGAATGCAGGAACTTAGGCGTCTCCAAAATGGGGAGCACTGTTGCTGCTGTAGTCCTGAATGGTTTACAAGCTTCAATTTTTTGGGCTGGAGATTCAAGAGTATATGTCTTTAGGGATAAACATCTTTTATATCAAACAGAAGATCACTCATTATTGAATGAATTAAGCCGTGTAAGAGAACTCTCTTTTGACGAAAAAAAACGGTACAAGCATATAATAACACGCTCTATCATGGGCAATGCTGACGACAAGGTTGATCATGATAACCTCGAATTATGCTTTGGGGACGAAATTCTAATATGTACGGATGGTATGTATAATGAATATCCTATTGATTATTTAATAGAATCAATCCGCATGGATAAACTTGACATAGAGAAAAAAAATGATAGTTTTACGGACAATCACTCATTTATATACATATTGTTATGA
- a CDS encoding agmatine deiminase family protein has protein sequence MDELKIPYGKIYDAKDIWARDFMPIQLEENIFLKYQYAPDYLVRIEKRKSYITDCAEACRKLGIQYRETDIVIDGGNVVLCGDNVIMTDKVFAENNTDKHDVDFHKQLEDIFGHKVIIIPWHATGELDDEEADVYGHADGFIKYCGGNRILMGNHRDSDEEEAILIRKVLEENGYVVTEMLFTVQEPRYDLNWAYINFLQVGNNIILPKFGINEDEQAKRFVQTAFPYCRVRQIDCNAIAKDGGALHCITWNIRK, from the coding sequence ATGGATGAATTGAAAATTCCGTATGGAAAAATCTATGATGCAAAAGATATTTGGGCAAGAGATTTCATGCCTATTCAATTAGAAGAAAATATTTTTTTAAAATACCAATATGCTCCAGATTACCTAGTCCGAATTGAAAAGAGAAAGTCATACATAACAGATTGTGCGGAAGCGTGTCGAAAATTAGGCATACAATATCGAGAGACTGACATAGTAATTGATGGAGGTAATGTTGTACTATGTGGGGATAATGTGATTATGACCGATAAAGTTTTTGCAGAAAATAACACGGATAAACATGATGTAGACTTTCACAAACAATTAGAAGACATTTTCGGACATAAGGTAATTATTATACCATGGCACGCTACTGGAGAGTTAGATGATGAAGAAGCTGATGTTTATGGACATGCTGATGGTTTTATAAAATATTGTGGAGGGAATCGTATTCTCATGGGTAATCATCGTGATTCTGATGAAGAGGAAGCCATTTTGATTCGTAAGGTTCTTGAAGAAAACGGATATGTAGTAACGGAGATGTTATTTACAGTACAAGAACCCAGATATGACTTAAATTGGGCATATATCAATTTCCTTCAAGTCGGTAACAATATTATATTACCGAAGTTTGGTATCAATGAAGATGAGCAGGCGAAACGTTTTGTACAAACAGCGTTCCCCTATTGTCGAGTACGGCAAATAGACTGTAATGCTATTGCTAAAGATGGTGGGGCATTACATTGCATAACATGGAATATAAGAAAATAG
- a CDS encoding PGN_0703 family putative restriction endonuclease: MEKTINGIKYYLPKYLTPDQEAIFCHIINWKRKNITKDRGWYKGHEYDAFFPVGTSSYAMTYKPIISYLEEMQHGDFAYKLHEFTPHAVSSQMACINLFMPLLLSEQASHILKKLSTCPSNFKEIARDKLYHGFCFEYWGQDVKKGKGVLNDHCSGAGTDADVAISYYDNENNLCLWLIEHKLSEKEFTTCGGYNSKNNVYKDNCIKCSLTDIANEPLKCYYHKIKYKYWDIYRTHEEKYQGNIQIIGCPFREGLNQLWRNQLLGFALQETGVYKNTTFSVCHHAKNRMLNQSILRYKELTCRNKMFNSFTNYDVLNAVNDVKSDLHSWLNWYKDVYCF; this comes from the coding sequence ATGGAAAAAACAATAAACGGAATAAAGTATTATTTGCCAAAGTACTTGACTCCAGACCAAGAAGCAATCTTTTGTCACATCATTAACTGGAAACGTAAAAATATAACAAAAGACAGAGGTTGGTATAAAGGACATGAGTATGATGCTTTTTTCCCTGTTGGAACATCATCATATGCCATGACATATAAACCAATAATATCATATTTGGAAGAAATGCAACATGGCGATTTCGCGTATAAACTTCATGAATTTACTCCCCATGCAGTAAGTTCTCAGATGGCTTGTATTAATCTCTTTATGCCTTTACTTCTTTCTGAACAAGCTAGTCATATTCTAAAAAAATTATCTACCTGTCCATCAAATTTTAAGGAAATAGCAAGAGATAAGCTATATCATGGATTCTGTTTTGAATATTGGGGACAAGATGTAAAGAAAGGAAAAGGAGTGCTGAATGATCACTGTTCAGGTGCCGGTACAGATGCTGATGTAGCTATTTCTTACTATGATAATGAAAATAATCTATGCCTATGGTTAATTGAGCATAAACTTAGCGAGAAAGAGTTTACAACGTGTGGTGGATATAACAGCAAAAATAATGTGTACAAAGATAATTGTATCAAATGTTCACTTACTGATATTGCCAATGAACCTCTAAAATGTTATTATCATAAGATAAAATATAAGTATTGGGATATTTACAGAACTCACGAAGAGAAATATCAAGGAAATATTCAGATTATTGGATGTCCATTTAGGGAAGGATTAAATCAGTTATGGAGGAACCAACTGCTTGGCTTTGCTCTGCAGGAAACAGGAGTCTACAAAAATACGACATTCTCGGTATGCCATCATGCCAAAAACAGGATGTTGAACCAGTCAATCCTTAGATATAAGGAATTAACTTGTAGAAATAAAATGTTTAATTCCTTCACTAACTATGATGTTTTAAACGCAGTTAATGATGTGAAATCAGATTTGCATTCATGGTTGAATTGGTATAAAGATGTATATTGCTTTTAA